The Microbacterium sp. KUDC0406 genome includes a window with the following:
- a CDS encoding CBS domain-containing protein, protein MTLRQEILTKDIMTPGARCIGENDTLATAARLMADLEVGSLPICGEDGKLKGMLTDRDIVVKAIANGHDPDRTAAEFWLRAGRTWSTRRTTCAGRSR, encoded by the coding sequence ATGACTCTGAGGCAGGAGATCCTGACGAAGGACATCATGACTCCCGGTGCACGCTGCATCGGCGAGAACGACACGCTCGCGACGGCAGCACGGCTGATGGCCGATCTGGAGGTCGGTTCGCTTCCCATCTGCGGCGAGGACGGGAAGCTGAAGGGCATGCTCACCGATCGCGACATCGTCGTCAAGGCGATCGCGAACGGGCATGACCCCGACAGGACCGCCGCGGAGTTCTGGCTCAGGGCCGGCCGTACATGGTCGACTCGGAGGACGACGTGCGCCGGGCGCTCGAGGTGA
- a CDS encoding DUF7882 family protein → MGTLYYGGAREPIAIEDRALAHLKVVIATKLRRNESFTLSWRHGDGDAPGRSTIWVHASIPMRFVFDEPEAPPLSREWIESLAHSANSSGGISLVDEHIAPAEPASNRAG, encoded by the coding sequence ATGGGAACTCTCTACTACGGCGGTGCGCGAGAACCGATCGCCATCGAGGACCGCGCTCTCGCTCACCTCAAGGTCGTCATCGCGACCAAGCTGCGGCGGAATGAGAGCTTCACACTGTCCTGGCGGCACGGCGACGGAGACGCACCAGGGCGCAGCACGATCTGGGTGCACGCGTCGATCCCGATGCGCTTCGTGTTCGATGAGCCCGAGGCTCCGCCCCTGAGCCGGGAGTGGATCGAGAGCCTCGCGCACTCCGCGAACTCCAGCGGAGGCATCTCCCTGGTCGACGAGCACATCGCCCCGGCGGAACCGGCCTCCAACCGAGCCGGCTAG
- a CDS encoding FHA domain-containing protein, whose protein sequence is MTADEEEKNMRGDEDAMARDMSRRPADAMTTHAEWGAGDPRLRVTREDTRLEHPLALDVTRIGSAPGNELVLDGADSVHATIVHDDRDEYVLTLHGEGEMNARSEGDDRSEILRTGARFTVAEWTLVFMREEYADHGRPYGGREGGELSDQPPQPERPDYTDPDDEPGPELEVKKA, encoded by the coding sequence ATGACCGCAGACGAGGAGGAGAAGAACATGCGTGGTGACGAAGACGCGATGGCCCGCGACATGAGCCGGCGTCCGGCGGACGCCATGACGACCCACGCCGAGTGGGGTGCCGGCGATCCGCGCCTGCGGGTGACGAGGGAGGACACGAGGCTGGAGCATCCGCTCGCGCTGGACGTGACGCGCATCGGCTCGGCACCGGGCAACGAACTCGTCCTCGACGGTGCCGACTCCGTGCACGCCACCATCGTCCATGACGATCGAGACGAGTACGTGCTCACGCTGCACGGCGAGGGCGAGATGAACGCCCGATCCGAAGGCGACGACCGCAGCGAGATCCTGCGCACCGGTGCGCGGTTCACGGTCGCGGAATGGACGCTGGTCTTCATGCGCGAGGAGTACGCCGACCACGGCCGCCCGTATGGCGGGCGGGAGGGCGGCGAGCTCTCCGACCAGCCACCACAGCCCGAGCGCCCCGACTACACCGACCCCGACGACGAACCGGGACCGGAGTTGGAGGTCAAGAAGGCCTGA
- a CDS encoding CBS domain-containing protein, giving the protein MRRALEVMEEHQVRRVPVIEDHVLVGIIAQADIARAMAPQQTGETVEQISR; this is encoded by the coding sequence GTGCGCCGGGCGCTCGAGGTGATGGAGGAGCACCAGGTGCGCCGTGTGCCGGTGATCGAGGACCATGTTCTGGTCGGGATCATCGCGCAGGCCGACATCGCCCGTGCGATGGCGCCCCAGCAGACCGGCGAGACCGTCGAGCAGATCTCGCGATGA
- a CDS encoding PhnE/PtxC family ABC transporter permease, protein MTSLIERPQGPSTGSGTQAPPADIDARAPRRRISPERISAAGTLVVIAALAVASLADLNISFAGLFDSWGNAQNFFARVGGLTFPPAEELLQLTVLTVGLVLTGTVLAAALSVPIACLAASNTTPNAVARAIARFIGVFTRALPDVVLAMVFVLMFSLGTLPGILAIGIHSIGMISKMFADAIEQIDEGPRLAIRAAGGTRMQEFFSGVLPQVLPSWVATVLHRNDINLRGSVVLGYVGVAGLGLEMSHAFKSLNYGLGLGIALVIFLLCVVMEVVSSAVRVAMLGEKDAGKGVFVRLFTALRSPRAAQGPGNNDGSLSLSKRRRFASVDAAMRRPWTAARVRNVSGGLVAIAVVIAGVAVSDIVWSDLLTFWVKIPEVAAQFWPPDFGNYGFPVIAGAMLDTVKIALAACLITLVLSLGIGSLAARNVAPNAGVRGGFRLLLVVIRGIPELILAIVLIVITGLGAQAGTIALAFGGIGLLGKLIADSFEEVPRGPERAMTAAGATRLQRYAAATLPQGSRALIGHTFYLLDTNIRAATLLGIVGGGGVGYYLLNAGQGSNYPLVTSIVLMILVTVLIVEGIAMWMRKVFR, encoded by the coding sequence ATGACGTCCCTCATCGAGCGGCCGCAGGGTCCTTCGACCGGCTCAGGGACCCAGGCGCCGCCGGCCGACATCGACGCCCGGGCTCCGCGCCGCCGCATCAGTCCCGAGCGCATCTCCGCCGCGGGCACGCTCGTCGTCATCGCCGCCCTGGCCGTGGCATCCCTCGCCGATCTGAACATCTCCTTCGCGGGGCTGTTCGACAGCTGGGGGAACGCGCAGAACTTCTTCGCGCGGGTCGGCGGCCTGACCTTCCCGCCCGCCGAAGAGCTGCTCCAGCTCACCGTTCTGACCGTCGGGCTCGTGCTCACCGGCACCGTGCTCGCGGCAGCGCTCTCGGTGCCGATCGCCTGCTTGGCGGCATCCAACACCACCCCGAACGCCGTTGCGCGCGCGATCGCCCGGTTCATCGGCGTGTTCACGCGCGCGCTGCCCGACGTCGTGCTGGCCATGGTGTTCGTGCTGATGTTCTCACTCGGCACGCTGCCCGGCATCCTCGCGATCGGCATCCATTCGATCGGCATGATCTCGAAGATGTTCGCCGATGCGATCGAGCAGATCGACGAGGGTCCGCGGCTCGCGATCCGCGCCGCCGGCGGAACCCGGATGCAGGAGTTCTTCTCGGGCGTGCTGCCGCAGGTGCTTCCCAGCTGGGTCGCCACCGTGTTGCACCGCAACGACATCAACCTGCGCGGCTCCGTCGTGCTCGGCTACGTCGGCGTCGCCGGCCTCGGCCTCGAGATGTCGCACGCCTTCAAGTCGCTGAACTACGGTCTCGGACTCGGCATCGCCCTGGTGATCTTCCTGCTCTGCGTCGTGATGGAGGTCGTCTCCAGCGCCGTGCGCGTGGCGATGCTCGGCGAGAAGGATGCCGGGAAGGGTGTGTTCGTGCGGCTGTTCACGGCCCTTCGATCCCCACGCGCCGCTCAGGGACCGGGGAACAATGACGGGTCGCTGAGCCTGTCGAAGCGCCGCCGGTTCGCCTCCGTCGACGCCGCGATGCGCCGCCCCTGGACCGCGGCGAGGGTCCGCAACGTCTCGGGCGGGCTCGTCGCGATCGCCGTCGTGATCGCCGGCGTCGCCGTGAGCGACATCGTCTGGAGCGATCTGCTCACGTTCTGGGTGAAGATCCCCGAGGTCGCCGCGCAATTCTGGCCGCCGGACTTCGGCAACTACGGCTTCCCGGTGATCGCCGGCGCCATGCTCGACACCGTGAAGATCGCGCTCGCCGCGTGCCTGATCACCCTCGTGCTCTCGCTCGGCATCGGCTCGCTCGCGGCGCGCAACGTCGCACCGAACGCGGGGGTGCGCGGAGGGTTTCGACTGCTGCTGGTCGTCATCCGCGGCATCCCCGAGCTGATCCTGGCGATCGTGCTGATCGTGATCACCGGCCTCGGCGCCCAGGCGGGCACCATCGCCCTCGCCTTCGGCGGCATCGGCCTGCTCGGCAAGCTGATCGCCGACTCGTTCGAGGAGGTGCCCCGCGGACCGGAACGCGCGATGACCGCAGCCGGCGCCACCCGCCTGCAGCGCTACGCCGCCGCGACCCTGCCGCAGGGATCCCGCGCACTGATCGGCCACACCTTCTATCTGCTCGACACGAACATCCGGGCGGCGACGCTGCTCGGGATCGTCGGCGGTGGCGGGGTCGGCTACTACCTGCTCAATGCGGGACAGGGCTCGAACTACCCGCTGGTGACGAGCATCGTGCTGATGATCCTGGTGACTGTGCTGATCGTCGAGGGCATCGCGATGTGGATGAGGAAGGTGTTCCGATGA
- the phnC gene encoding phosphonate ABC transporter ATP-binding protein: MTATTTDQVIRIEALTKRFDETTALADVDLSVGRGEIVVLLGLSGSGKSTLLRHLDALELPTSGRVNVLGQDVTRLRGRALRRLRSRVGFIFQQFELVGSLTVLENVLTGSLAGLRGPRLGLFSYSRAHRQRALGHLERVGLLDRAYQRADTLSGGQQQRVAIARALMQNPEVLLADEPVASLDPESSSQVMALIREIAAEDGLTVLCSLHQVDLAIDWADRIVGLRHGEVVLDTTTDDLDKAQVMEIYGRVATTTAEINALEAELLAAEPVA; this comes from the coding sequence ATGACTGCGACGACGACCGACCAGGTCATCCGCATCGAGGCGCTCACGAAGCGCTTCGATGAGACCACGGCACTGGCAGACGTCGACCTCAGCGTCGGCCGCGGCGAGATCGTCGTGCTGCTCGGCCTCTCGGGGTCCGGCAAGTCCACCCTGCTGCGCCATCTCGACGCGCTCGAGCTTCCGACCTCCGGCCGCGTGAACGTGCTCGGCCAGGACGTGACCCGCCTGCGCGGACGAGCCCTGCGCCGGCTGCGCAGCCGGGTCGGCTTCATCTTCCAGCAGTTCGAGCTGGTGGGGTCGCTCACGGTGCTCGAGAACGTGCTGACCGGGTCGCTCGCCGGCCTCCGCGGCCCGCGACTCGGCCTGTTCAGCTACTCGCGCGCCCACCGGCAGCGCGCCCTCGGCCATCTCGAGCGAGTCGGCCTCCTCGACCGCGCATACCAGCGCGCCGACACGCTCTCCGGCGGCCAGCAGCAGCGCGTCGCGATCGCCCGCGCCCTCATGCAGAACCCCGAAGTGCTGCTCGCCGACGAACCGGTCGCCTCGCTCGACCCCGAGTCGAGCTCGCAGGTCATGGCACTCATCCGCGAGATCGCCGCCGAGGACGGGCTCACCGTGCTGTGCAGCCTGCACCAGGTCGACCTCGCGATCGACTGGGCGGATCGCATCGTCGGCCTGAGGCACGGCGAGGTCGTGCTCGACACCACGACAGACGATCTGGACAAGGCCCAGGTCATGGAGATCTACGGTCGCGTCGCCACCACCACCGCAGAGATCAACGCGCTGGAGGCCGAGCTGCTCGCCGCGGAGCCGGTGGCATGA
- a CDS encoding DUF7218 family protein: MPRNERSRLKDPELYEELRDDGASKEKAARISNATKGTKKGRSEVGRRGGESGSYEDWTVDELRKRAKELGLHGYSGKKKADLIDQLRNH, encoded by the coding sequence ATGCCTCGCAACGAGCGATCCCGCCTGAAGGATCCGGAACTCTATGAGGAGCTGCGCGACGACGGCGCGTCCAAGGAGAAGGCGGCCCGGATCTCGAACGCGACCAAGGGCACCAAGAAGGGGCGCTCGGAGGTCGGGCGTCGAGGCGGCGAGTCCGGGAGCTATGAGGACTGGACCGTCGACGAGTTGCGCAAGCGCGCCAAGGAACTGGGCCTGCACGGGTACTCCGGCAAGAAGAAGGCCGATCTGATCGATCAGCTGCGCAACCACTGA
- a CDS encoding TIGR03364 family FAD-dependent oxidoreductase: MSRADVVIVGSGIVGLGAAYAAARRGLSVAVVDRTASPVGATVRNFGHLCIGAQAGEARRYGDVSRELWLRLAQDAGFWLRESGTLVAARHDDELAVLERAALDGGIRMLDAAELRGRAPLRRGDLVGGAHIEADLQTNPREAADAIIRHLEELGVDLRFRTAVTAVETGRVHTTRGPIDAGQVVVAVNHDLDQLLPGIAAASGIRRCALDMMRVAADLPAPLTAPLLTGWSLVRYGRFGALPATAVLRDRLHAERPDLAALDLNQMYTQLPDGSLLVGDSHVKDVQPAPFQSEGVFEVFLDEARALFATDRFRVLERWQGVYASGPAEFHREHVDDGVLAIAATTGIGMTCGLGLAENALAETLGWTSSSAPEPAQEALA, from the coding sequence ATGAGCCGGGCAGACGTCGTCATCGTCGGATCGGGGATCGTCGGGCTGGGTGCCGCCTACGCGGCGGCGCGCCGAGGCCTGAGCGTCGCCGTCGTCGATCGCACCGCGAGTCCCGTGGGCGCCACCGTCCGCAACTTCGGACACCTCTGCATAGGTGCGCAGGCCGGCGAGGCCCGCCGCTACGGAGACGTCTCCAGAGAACTCTGGCTGCGCCTCGCACAGGACGCCGGGTTCTGGCTGCGCGAGTCGGGAACACTGGTGGCCGCCCGTCACGACGACGAGCTCGCGGTTCTCGAGCGGGCGGCGCTGGACGGCGGCATCCGGATGCTGGATGCCGCGGAGCTTCGCGGCCGCGCGCCGCTCCGCCGGGGCGACCTCGTCGGTGGTGCCCACATCGAGGCCGACCTGCAGACGAACCCGCGTGAGGCCGCCGACGCCATCATCCGGCACCTCGAGGAGCTCGGCGTGGACCTCCGGTTCCGCACCGCGGTCACCGCCGTGGAGACCGGCCGGGTGCACACCACCCGCGGTCCGATCGACGCCGGCCAGGTGGTGGTCGCCGTGAACCACGACCTCGACCAGCTGCTCCCGGGAATCGCCGCGGCATCCGGCATCCGGCGCTGCGCGCTCGACATGATGCGCGTCGCCGCTGATCTGCCCGCTCCGCTCACGGCGCCGCTGCTCACCGGCTGGTCTCTTGTGCGCTACGGCCGCTTCGGCGCTCTGCCGGCGACTGCGGTGCTGCGTGATCGCCTTCACGCGGAGCGCCCCGACCTTGCCGCACTCGACCTCAACCAGATGTACACGCAGCTGCCGGACGGGTCGCTGCTGGTCGGCGACTCGCACGTGAAGGACGTACAGCCGGCGCCGTTCCAGTCCGAGGGCGTCTTCGAGGTGTTCCTCGACGAGGCGCGGGCGCTGTTCGCCACCGATCGCTTCCGCGTGCTCGAGCGCTGGCAGGGCGTGTACGCATCCGGCCCTGCGGAGTTCCACCGCGAACACGTGGATGACGGAGTGCTCGCCATCGCGGCGACCACCGGCATCGGCATGACCTGCGGTCTCGGACTCGCCGAGAACGCCCTTGCAGAGACGCTCGGGTGGACGTCATCGTCCGCCCCCGAACCCGCCCAGGAGGCACTCGCATGA
- a CDS encoding DUF6766 family protein, protein MRRTLRDNALGLFFLLLFLLAIGGQSVAGYFRQLEELAEHGRPAVDFLAFVLSPDFVVDVAENWQSEFLQFFLFIGATVWLVQRGSPESKKPGDEGRESDEAQKVGAHAPDDAPAWAKAGGWRLAIYGNSLLIVMGTVFVLSWLIQSLAGTIVAGEESAMHGMAAPTWGEYVVSADFWDRTLQNWQSEFLAVGTMVAFSIYLRQRGSAESKPVGMPHAVTAAESE, encoded by the coding sequence ATGCGACGGACGCTGCGTGACAACGCGCTCGGACTCTTCTTCCTGCTGCTGTTCCTGCTGGCGATCGGCGGTCAGTCGGTCGCCGGCTACTTCCGGCAGCTCGAGGAGCTGGCGGAGCACGGCAGACCCGCCGTGGACTTCCTCGCTTTCGTCCTGTCACCCGACTTCGTGGTCGACGTCGCAGAGAACTGGCAGTCGGAGTTCCTGCAGTTCTTCCTGTTCATCGGGGCCACCGTGTGGCTGGTGCAGCGCGGGTCGCCGGAGTCGAAGAAGCCGGGTGATGAGGGCCGCGAGAGCGACGAGGCCCAGAAGGTCGGTGCGCACGCGCCGGATGACGCCCCGGCGTGGGCGAAGGCCGGGGGCTGGCGGCTGGCGATCTACGGCAACTCGCTGCTGATCGTGATGGGCACCGTGTTCGTCCTGTCCTGGCTGATCCAGTCCCTCGCAGGCACGATCGTCGCGGGCGAGGAGAGCGCGATGCACGGGATGGCGGCCCCGACCTGGGGCGAGTACGTCGTCTCCGCGGACTTCTGGGATCGCACCCTGCAGAACTGGCAGTCCGAGTTCCTCGCGGTCGGCACCATGGTGGCCTTCTCGATCTACCTGCGTCAGCGCGGGTCGGCGGAGTCGAAGCCGGTGGGGATGCCGCACGCCGTGACGGCTGCGGAATCCGAATGA
- a CDS encoding alcohol dehydrogenase catalytic domain-containing protein: MRVTLTRPPGIRRDVALRPPAVAMAFLGEGVPHEAVAVPGVALGEHEVLVAVELSTVCGSDVHTVQGRRPAAVPLVLGHESVGRIVAVGDGGVLDAEGAPLGIGDRVVWSVTASCGSCDRCTAGLTQKCRSVMKYGHERIGVHGELNGGFASHVQLRPGTTIVPVPEQLPAAIAAPASCATATAWAAVARARAIRPLEGTRVRVHGAGLVGLTAAAIAAEHGAVVDVRDPDARRTAVAEEFGATGFDDAPDVVIEASGRAVSVALDEAEVGGTVVLVGSVFPAPAVPFDAEGIVRRLVTVAGVHNYTGADVSAAVGFLTGAGRAYPFATAVGAVHPLSELDRAIAAAAAPGAALRIGVAMR, translated from the coding sequence ATGAGGGTGACGCTGACGCGACCTCCGGGCATCCGTCGCGATGTCGCGCTGCGACCGCCGGCCGTGGCGATGGCCTTCCTGGGCGAGGGAGTGCCGCACGAGGCCGTCGCGGTGCCCGGTGTGGCACTCGGCGAGCACGAGGTGCTGGTCGCGGTGGAGCTCTCGACGGTGTGCGGGTCGGACGTGCACACGGTGCAGGGCCGCCGGCCCGCTGCGGTGCCGCTCGTACTCGGGCACGAGAGCGTGGGGCGGATCGTCGCCGTCGGCGACGGCGGTGTGCTCGACGCGGAGGGCGCGCCTCTCGGAATCGGCGATCGCGTGGTGTGGTCGGTCACCGCGTCGTGCGGATCGTGCGATCGCTGCACCGCCGGGCTCACGCAGAAGTGCCGCTCGGTGATGAAATACGGGCACGAGCGCATCGGCGTGCACGGCGAACTGAACGGCGGCTTCGCGAGCCACGTGCAGCTGCGGCCGGGGACGACGATCGTCCCGGTGCCCGAACAGCTGCCCGCGGCGATCGCCGCACCGGCATCCTGCGCGACGGCGACGGCCTGGGCGGCGGTCGCCAGAGCGCGTGCGATCCGTCCTCTCGAAGGGACGAGGGTGCGCGTGCACGGTGCCGGCCTCGTCGGGCTCACCGCCGCCGCGATAGCCGCCGAGCACGGCGCGGTCGTCGATGTGCGAGACCCGGATGCCCGGCGCACGGCAGTGGCCGAGGAGTTCGGCGCCACCGGGTTCGACGATGCGCCGGATGTCGTGATCGAGGCATCGGGCCGCGCGGTTTCCGTCGCACTGGACGAGGCGGAGGTCGGCGGCACGGTCGTGCTCGTCGGGAGCGTATTCCCAGCGCCTGCCGTGCCGTTCGACGCGGAGGGCATCGTCCGCCGCCTCGTGACAGTGGCCGGAGTGCACAACTACACCGGTGCAGACGTCTCCGCCGCGGTCGGTTTCCTCACCGGCGCAGGCCGGGCTTATCCCTTCGCGACCGCGGTCGGGGCGGTGCACCCGCTCAGCGAGCTCGACCGGGCGATCGCCGCCGCCGCCGCTCCCGGTGCCGCACTGCGCATCGGCGTCGCGATGCGCTGA
- a CDS encoding SDR family oxidoreductase produces MSDGNATDPRHAHREEPAPPQQQDQPGKTGRTEPTPDHGEDRYVGHGRLAGRRALITGGDSGIGRAVAIAYAREGADVAIVHLPEEQKDADDTVRLITAEDRRGISIPGDLRDEAFAEDAVRRALDELGGLDILVLNAGYQHDIDEFPQLRTEDMRRVFETNLLGTVIPARTAFPELEPGASIIVTASIQAFQPSPGLIDYAMTKAAQVAFVKALAEEAGPRGIRVNAVAPGPVWTPLIPATGWDAEKLAHFGTDTPIGRPGQPVELAGAYVYLASDEASYVSGAVLPVTGGKPL; encoded by the coding sequence ATGAGCGACGGCAATGCGACCGATCCGCGTCATGCGCACCGTGAGGAGCCGGCCCCACCTCAGCAGCAGGACCAGCCGGGCAAGACGGGCAGGACCGAGCCGACGCCCGACCACGGCGAGGATCGCTACGTCGGGCACGGCAGGCTCGCGGGGCGGCGCGCCCTGATCACCGGAGGAGACTCCGGGATCGGTCGTGCCGTCGCGATCGCGTACGCCCGCGAGGGCGCCGACGTCGCGATCGTGCACCTGCCGGAGGAGCAGAAGGACGCGGATGACACGGTGCGGCTCATCACGGCAGAGGATCGCCGCGGCATCAGCATCCCGGGCGACCTGCGCGACGAGGCGTTCGCAGAGGACGCGGTGCGGCGGGCGCTCGACGAGCTGGGCGGCCTGGACATCCTCGTCCTGAATGCCGGCTATCAGCACGACATCGACGAGTTCCCGCAGCTGCGCACCGAGGACATGCGCCGGGTGTTCGAGACCAACCTGCTCGGCACGGTGATCCCGGCGCGGACCGCCTTCCCCGAGCTCGAGCCCGGAGCGAGCATCATCGTGACGGCGTCGATCCAGGCGTTCCAGCCGTCGCCGGGCCTGATCGACTACGCGATGACCAAGGCGGCGCAGGTCGCGTTCGTGAAGGCGCTCGCCGAAGAGGCCGGGCCGCGCGGCATCCGGGTGAACGCCGTGGCGCCGGGTCCGGTGTGGACGCCGCTGATCCCCGCGACGGGATGGGATGCCGAGAAGCTCGCGCACTTCGGGACGGACACCCCGATCGGGCGTCCCGGGCAGCCGGTGGAGCTCGCCGGCGCGTACGTCTATCTCGCCTCCGACGAGGCGTCCTACGTCTCCGGTGCCGTGCTCCCGGTGACCGGCGGCAAGCCGCTCTGA
- a CDS encoding DUF7882 family protein, which yields MGKFIYEGGVKTEIEDRALLHLQLVITAKLRRGEPFPFSWREDASVGGGRTTVWMQPGSSLVFKYYGSRQPSINRGWVEGLAFTANSPGGLYLVPEPPDGGGPATEEVNVGPPE from the coding sequence ATGGGAAAGTTCATCTATGAGGGCGGCGTCAAGACCGAGATCGAGGACCGGGCTCTGCTGCATCTTCAGCTCGTGATCACGGCGAAGCTGCGGCGGGGCGAGCCGTTCCCGTTCAGCTGGCGGGAGGACGCCAGCGTGGGCGGCGGCCGGACCACGGTGTGGATGCAACCCGGCAGCTCCCTGGTGTTCAAGTACTACGGCAGCCGTCAGCCCTCGATCAACCGCGGATGGGTCGAAGGTCTCGCCTTCACCGCGAACTCGCCGGGAGGGCTCTATCTCGTGCCGGAGCCGCCGGACGGCGGCGGCCCCGCCACCGAAGAGGTGAACGTCGGGCCGCCCGAGTGA
- a CDS encoding phosphonatase-like hydrolase, giving the protein MIPVQLVVLDMAGTTVLDGGVVEQAFQRAAQLTGVAERMPWDDALAYVRETMGQSKIDVFTHLAGGDRSEAERATAAFESAYEEIIAEQGITEIPGARAAIESLKDAGLRVALTTGFAPVTRDAIIAALGWGDLVDIALSPADAGRGRPAPDLVLTALLRTGAADVRAVAVAGDTASDIRSGRSAGAGFVVGVLTGAHDRAALTDAGADAVLASIADLQPALVAQSLPPLAAAV; this is encoded by the coding sequence ATGATCCCCGTCCAACTCGTCGTCCTCGACATGGCAGGCACAACGGTGCTCGATGGCGGCGTCGTGGAGCAGGCCTTCCAGCGGGCGGCTCAGCTCACCGGCGTCGCCGAGCGGATGCCGTGGGACGATGCCCTCGCCTATGTGCGCGAGACCATGGGGCAGTCCAAGATCGATGTGTTCACGCATCTTGCGGGCGGAGACCGGTCGGAGGCCGAGCGGGCGACCGCGGCATTCGAGAGCGCCTACGAAGAGATCATCGCGGAACAGGGCATCACCGAGATCCCCGGTGCGCGCGCGGCGATCGAGTCGCTGAAGGACGCCGGCCTGCGGGTCGCGCTCACCACGGGCTTCGCCCCGGTGACCCGCGACGCGATCATCGCCGCGCTCGGCTGGGGAGATCTCGTCGACATCGCGCTGTCGCCCGCGGACGCCGGACGGGGGCGTCCGGCGCCCGACCTCGTGCTCACCGCCCTGCTGCGCACCGGGGCGGCGGATGTGCGCGCCGTCGCCGTCGCGGGAGACACCGCCAGCGACATCCGTTCCGGCCGCAGTGCGGGCGCCGGGTTCGTCGTCGGTGTGCTGACCGGTGCGCACGACCGCGCCGCCCTGACGGATGCCGGCGCGGATGCCGTGCTGGCGAGCATCGCCGACCTGCAGCCGGCGCTCGTCGCGCAGAGCCTGCCGCCGCTCGCGGCTGCCGTCTGA